A genome region from Myxocyprinus asiaticus isolate MX2 ecotype Aquarium Trade chromosome 12, UBuf_Myxa_2, whole genome shotgun sequence includes the following:
- the LOC127449548 gene encoding zinc finger E-box-binding homeobox 2-like, protein MAERHLGKRRKQANPRRNQGDVERCLGSEGEDEGSVWGMDALDGRDAQDKISLTPSEGTEPGSPVPCAHSHSLSPPGESWGETETTSLKNTPADPEHTNNSMYGQSDARVLENDSRYDSMVQLRKLSHLLSPQRNGSVNLYHIGAVHGNTSPVCWSPEEHESSEGKDSVPLNSDGTRMPVQTCPYCQRTYRHDASLREHVKFCQDRDGGDNVCPLCGYSTPYHAQMERHLSLHSQTQDKNAMSDSAIENRKFKCNQCGKAFKYKHHLKEHLRIHSGEKPYECSNCKKRFSHSGSYSSHLSSKKCLSGGGTGNGAHFNGHSHTAYLFPSPMSPTVVGGRNGSRGKGSPYAALGQYPMDPLAAPRQESMPISHAVDLGRSWDPTADLAMRTGVFKGTTLLPLLPSRSKFEHLLQEMLRKEVGEEGQARERKNEAPISAVTCRWCSQVFPSEALLTHHERYQCRSKDIVNNPLSQRPKNGSPLNFSRPSNLPYDTQTSPITNNVPYRPLSSPQRASWHSVPQQILVPLPTPVLSQEKHWPHEETSSPRKPNSIDPTSPTLPECQHLITSRFGSPPCLDLSFNSTSPRHSSHHITVSGLIQNEPLDLSIPKAHSTSGSISRETRDQTCNGYSPQQERCDMDSMIKRLTPPSQQQVGGAYAASPLFGSMVFSNYPLFNHIIPGSLAGMGHSGLTSLSLTPPTPSPGFFSPVAYMVETESESMLKRIQHERHSVMNEALNRGGLEYLSLMDDGMDGEISTGRKRLKKTEEGLYACDICNKTFQKSSSLLRHKYEHTGKRPHECQICKKAFKHKHHLIEHSRLHSGEKPYQCDKCGKRFSHSGSYSQHMNHRYAFCSRDSDPDAPGDDAMLGDGIPYLSPVTERQDSGAYLSDSSMEGAPLEYREEEEEEEESSLSNHIHERGMRTDAQQIKEESEDKSLEDRQDTELNNQENLIKTEGNEDVERTNEME, encoded by the exons GTGACGTGGAGCGATGTCTGGGCTCTGAGGGTGAAGATGAAGGCAGTGTTTGGGGTATGGACGCTCTGGACGGCAGAGATGCTCAGGATAAAATTAGTCTGACGCCCAGCGAGGGCACTGAGCCTGGCAGTCCTGTCCCGTGTGCCCACTCACACAGTCTGAGTCCGCCGGGAGAGAGCTGGGGCGAGACGGAAACCACATCCCTCAAAAACACGCCCGCAGACCCAGAACACACCAACAACAGCATGTACG gtcaaagTGACGCTCGTGTCTTAGAGAACGATTCCCGTTACGACTCAATGGTGCAGCTGAGAAAATTGTCGCATCTTCTCAGTCCACAACGCAATGGATCCGTGAACTTGTACCATATAGGCGCCGTTCATGGCAACACGTCACCCGTCTGCTGGTCACCAGAAGAACACGAGTCATCCGAGGGGAAAG ACAGTGTACCCCTAAACTCTGATGGCACACGGATGCCAGTTCAAACATGCCCATATTGCCAGCGGACGTACCGACATGATGCCTCTCTGAGAGAACATGTGAAGTTCTGCCAGGACAGAGACGGAGGGGACAACGTTTGCCCTCTCTGTGGGTACAGTACGCCATACCACGCACAAATGGAACGCCACCTCAGCCTTCACAGCCAAACTCAAGACAAG AATGCCATGTCTGATTCAGCCATTGAGAACAGGAAGTTTAAGTGTAATCAGTGCGGAAAAGCCTTTAAATACAAACATCACCTTAAAGAGCATCTTCGCATTCACAGTG GTGAAAAGCCGTACGAGTGCTCGAACTGTAAGAAGCGTTTCAGTCACTCTGGGTCCTACAGCTCTCACCTCAGCAGTAAAAAGTGCCTAAGTGGAGGCGGGACAGGAAACGGAGCTCATTTTAATGGCCACTCCCACACTGCCTACCTCTTCCCCTCTCCAATGTCGCCTACGGTGGTTGGCGGTAGAAACGGCAGTCGAGGAAAGGGCTCTCCGTATGCCGCACTGGGTCAATACCCAATGGACCCACTTGCCGCGCCAAGACAGGAGTCTATGCCCATTTCGCATGCAGTGGATTTGGGCAGGTCATGGGACCCTACAGCAGATTTGGCCATGAGGACGGGCGTTTTTAAAGGCACCACTCTGCTACCTTTACTGCCGTCGCGCAGCAAGTTTGAACACCTGTTGCAGGAAATGCTTCGGAAGGAAGTTGGAGAAGAGGGACAAGCAAGAGAGAGGAAAAATGAGGCACCCATCAGTGCCGTGACATGTCGATGGTGCTCACAGGTGTTTCCCAGCGAAGCGCTGCTAACGCATCACGAGCGGTATCAGTGCCGGAGCAAAGATATCGTGAACAATCCACTGTCACAGCGACCCAAAAACGGATCTCCACTGAACTTCTCTCGACCATCAAACCTGCCGTATGACACCCAGACATCACCAATCACCAATAACGTGCCTTATAGACCCCTTTCATCGCCCCAGCGGGCATCCTGGCATTCCGTGCCACAGCAGATCCTTGTGCCTTTACCTACACCAGTATTATCCCAAGAGAAACACTGGCCACATGAAGAAACTAGTAGTCCGAGAAAACCAAATTCCATTGACCCAACATCCCCAACATTACCTGAATGCCAACACCTGATCACCTCAAGGTTTGGTTCTCCACCTTGCCTGGATCTGTCTTTTAATTCCACATCGCCACGTCACTCGAGCCATCATATTACGGTATCAGGATTGATCCAGAATGAACCCTTGGACTTATCCATCCCCAAAGCCCATTCTACCTCTGGAAGCATATCACGAGAAACCAGAGATCAAACTTGTAATGGCTACTCGCCACAGCAAGAGAGATGTGACATGGATAGTATGATCAAGAGACTAACTCCGCCCTCTCAGCAGCAGGTGGGTGGGGCCTATGCAGCGTCACCACTCTTTGGAAGCATGGTTTTTAGCAACTACCCCCTCTTTAATCACATAATCCCTGGAAGTCTAGCAGGAATGGGGCACAGTGGTCTGACATCACTTTCTCTCACGCCACCAACACCTAGCCCTGGGTTTTTCTCTCCAGTGGCGTATATGGTGGAGACGGAGTCAGAATCGATGTTGAAGAGAATACAACACGAAAGACACTCTGTGATG AATGAGGCTTTGAATCGAGGTGGTCTGGAGTATCTGTCTCTGATGGATGATGGGATGGATGGTGAGATCAGCACCGGGAGAAAAAGACTGAAAAAGACAGAGGAAGGACTTTACGCATGCGACATCTGCAACAAAACCTTCCAGAAGAGCAGCTCTCTCCTTCGACATAAATACGAGCACACAG GGAAGAGACCCCATGAGTGTCAAATCTGCAAGAAGGCTTTTAAACACAAGCATCATTTGATCGAGCACAGCCGTCTGCACTCCGGAGAGAAGCCGTATCAGTGTGATAAATGCGGTAAACGATTCTCTCACTCCGGTTCCTACTCGCAACACATGAATCACCGTTACGCATTCTGCAGCCGCGACAGCGACCCGGATGCACCCGGAGATGATGCGATGCTGGGGGACGGCATTCCGTACCTGAGCCCTGTCACGGAGCGCCAGGACAGTGGCGCGTATCTCAGCGACTCTAGTATGGAGGGAGCGCCGCTGGAgtacagagaggaagaggaggaggaagaggagagctCACTCAGTAATCACATCCATGAGAGAGGGATGAGAACAGATGCACAGCAGATAAAGGAAGAAAGTGAGGACAAATCCTTAGAGGACAGACAAGACACGGAGTTGAACAACCAGGAGAATCTGATTAAAACTGAAGGGAATGAAGACGTGGAGAGGACAAACGAGATGGAATGA